The Pyrus communis chromosome 8, drPyrComm1.1, whole genome shotgun sequence region gtttaatgttgtttgtaGATTAACTTCTCCATCTGGATTATGTCGACTTTTACTGTCTTTGACATCTTGATGATTTTAACGTACAGTTGAAGTTTATCCAACGACTAATCGTTACCTGTTAATAGATGAGAGTGGCATTATTGCCCTGGTGGTTAAGGCATTCCTCTCCAACTCATTGACTCTCGGGTTCAAACCTGTTCCCCTCCCGTTAATGTAGTTTAGAGTACGACTATCGCTTGGATTAAAATCAAATCACtcattaaaatcaaagaaaagttTCCATACACGTGTTTCCCCCTATCATTTTCGTATTCCAAAAACTTGTCTCAAGGGTTAGTAACAAAACCATATCATGCACAAGTCCAACTGAACTACTTGCGTATGTAAAAACGAATGAAACAATAGTGTCCAAATCTGCTAACTACATATGGCGATTGGCTCCTCAGGAAGAGCGAAAACTCCACAAGTATACTTTGCAGAAAATAGTTCAGACCACCAAGCCGATAACTACTAATTTCATTTTCAAAGACTCGAGAAAATTTGCACGTCTAAATTCCGCGACGGCACAAAACTTTGCCAGGGGTATAGCAAGCAAACCCAAGCTGTGAAACGATCAAATCAATGAAAAGGCTGCTCGGCCATTAGTATCAACTCTATAAGAGAACAGAGGCACAGGGTCTCGAATTTACAGTGGAAAGAAACATCCTTCTCAGGATCCATATGAATCAGTACACCATCTCTGAAAATAAATTTTGGATCAAACCTGTGATGAGTAGTCGGGGAAGCTTTTGCCGTAGTTGCTGTGTCCTCAATGATGGTGTGGCATTTACATTCCACTGGCAAAAGACTCTTAGTTCCTGAATTTTTGCAGTGACATGTAACTGCTTCCGGCCATTTGAACTTCTCACTATTTCTGTCTCTCATTTTATTATCCGGTGAGTTGCTGAAACCTCCAGAACCGACAATTCTTCTAATGGCTGAAAGAAGATCAACAGACGCTGATGCAACGATATCATGAGCATCCTCTATAGTCCATTGGCTCTTATTTGATCCCCATTTGTGAATAAGAATTTTATGTGTCAAACTGTGGAGGGTATCTAGGCATGTAGGGCAACAACGATACAAGCATAGAACCCCAGACTTGGTAGGGAGAAATGTTTTGTTCGAGGTGTCAACGCCTACAATATGCTCATTGGCATCACACTTACCATTATTAAGTATAATACCAGCCTCCATTGAGGACAAACCGTTAACCTCGTTGCAGATGGCCCTAGAGCTTGAGAGCTTAATGCTTCCAAATTCACCGGAAGTAGAACCATCCTCAGAAATGACAACAGATTCAGTGCAGTCAAATCCATTTGAATGTTTCAAGGATCCAGAATCTCCACTCACTTCGACATGGTTTCTGTCATTTTTTGATTCATGCGGCTTGGGGCTTGTCCCATTCTGATCATTCAAACTTTCATTGGAACCAAGAAGAGATTTATCCAGGGTAGAATCCATTACGACGATTTTCTGTCCAGACAAATCTGAAATTGCAAGTCTACCCTCAGAATCAGGATGGCCCAACTCACCATCTTTGTTTAAGTCAACAAAACCGACTTTTTCAGTATCAAACCCTTGAGGGACACTTTCCGGCGCTTCAAGCTTGTCAGAGCATTTGCTAGTATTATTTGGCTTGGGTTCCTCAGTTTGAACTTGTCCATCCACATGGTGATCATCTGGAGGTCTCACATCGTCATCTTTTGGAGGTCTCACATCAGTTAGCTTAGCATTTTCCATTTTCATTGGAGCATCCAACTCTAAACTGAAAATGGATCAATCATTATTAGATAACCCAggcaaacaaaaaaatataaacaaatctACAAGGACACTAATTGCAATAGAAGCATTTTACCTATGGAGCGTGTATGCCCAGCTATTAACCACGTCTTCCAGATAGGCCACTTGCGACAAAAGGCGAACATATTGATATCTATCTTTCCCAGCCTGAATCTTTGAATTGACCTCAGCAACTAGAAGCTCAAGAACCTTCCGTATCTCAAGGGAGACTTCCCTGAGTGACATATAGACACCTCTATATGCCGATAAACCAACAGCAACAAGGCCTCTAACTAGAccaaatttttctttgcttttagtATTGCTGGAGCTACAAGCAACAGCTACCTTTTCAATTGAGTTATTAGGTCGAACTATACAAGGATTGAATGGCCAGCCCTTCCAAGGTCCACTTATGTCTGCAGAGGGACCTTCTTTGAGTTTTGAAGTAAACCAACAAAGCTCAGCAAAATGAGGATATTGCAGAATTTGATAGCCAAATGAAGAAATTGCAAGAAGCAAGTTTGACTTCCCCTTCACACTTCTATTGTCAGGCGGTAGATGAACTTTAAGAAGAGATTCATCAGGACCCTGTGTTACACTGTTGTTGACATCAGCTGATCCATGAACTGTACTGTGATTAACCATCTCTGATTGATGCTCCCGAGGATCACAAGTTCCATACTCCTGGTATGAAGTTGTATGGATGTGGGACTTTTGATGAATTAACAGAACAACCTGTTGAACTATATCCCTTAATAACTCTTCTGTGGATAGATTGATCACCAAATCATGGTTGAAATCTTCATCGATCCGCACAGAAAATCGGGGAACTGTATTCTTCATAGGAATTGACTGATTGCAATCTGATATGTCACTCTTGAAGAACTGTCTTATTCTTACTGGAAGTACTGAATATGGAACTTCCGATGTAGCCTgtcaaaaaaaaagtaaaaagcatTACAAGCTAATTTTgacatttattataattatttaaaataaaacagagaTCATGAAGCATTTAGTTTGTACTAATTCAAATGGACCCCAGTTCTTGTTGTAGGCTTAAAAACTAGCAAAAAATTTCACAGTAGTTAAATTTTATTAAGGTTGGTTGAAATCTTCCGCTCTGTTTATCATGTCTCTTCACATAAGGTTTCTTTCACTTCCAACAAAGATGAAATTCAATGCCGACCTTTTAAGCAAGACTTTCCACTGGCCATCATTAGAAGAGGACTTAAACCAAGTCATTTATAGACAATGGAAATAAATGACTATGACCGACATGCAATATAGCCATAAGAGTGGAAACTATATATTTTTCAGGCACAAGAGATCAAAAGAATTAAGACTATTAGAATTAATAGGCCTTTGCCAATGAAAAAATGGTCAAGCTAATACAGTAATACTACATACTCCAACACAGCTAAATCTGTAGAAATATTTGATAAAAGAGggaaataaaaaccaaaagaaagaaaaaactgcCTACCAGAATCATCAAGGATGAGGAGACGCAAATAGACTCCACCTGCTCAACAAATAAGTTCCAGGCATGTGAAGCGCTCTGAGAAACACCTGTgcactctcccatttctattgatttgcATTGCTGTGAATTGGGCCCACTCCCCTCTTCAACAGCTTGACCATGTACAggatatgatttttcattttcagtAAGTAGATGGTCTGATAAGTCGGAATCACTTTCCTCTGTCATTGGAAGAAGTGTCTCCACAGCCCACAAATCAATTCGTGGCATGAAAACTATAGATGACCCAACACTAGCACATTTCACTGCaagagaaaataaaacttaCTCTTCAATATTCAAAATCGAATTGTAAACTTCAACTGAATCTATAGTTCTCTCTCATGCAGTATAACCACatcattttttagttttttctaTGGCAATTACCTATACTCTAATTTGCAAATTGAAATATTCCATCAAAGTAATGATCTTATGATACCACTCCTATTCCACGAGCTTAAGCTTAGGACAAAGAGTACCTACTACCAAGTATCAAAGAAATTAATGGAAGTGTTGAAAAGACTTTCtaggaaaatgaaaaagaaatatagGATCAACTGAAGTTCAAACCAAGAGTACTTAAAGCAGGGTAATTAAATACAGTAAGAGAATTTCACCTTGGTAAAGAGAACTCGCAGTAGCACAACTATTGAGCTTAAAGCATGATAACACAAAATGTTACAGCATGCAGCTCAAAGTCTTTATCCTACTAGCAAGCAAGcaacaaattcaaaataatagaGAGGAACATACTTAATATTTGTGTTATGCCTTGCACCATATCTCCATGCCCTTCTTGTAAAACTGTAGCCAAATCAACCTTCTGAACTTGtacatttccaacaaaaaaatgaagaaggcaagaaGCAAGATGCCTTTGCCCAGCTCTGGGATTTCCAGCAATCAATATCCGGAAtcctgatttgtttgttgaggCAACGGATATATTCCGCAACAAACTCAGGCGTGTGCCACCATGGTGTTTAACAGAAGGCTGAAACTTCAAACTGTGGTCATCATCATGATCGTCATTAAAAGCATCAGAATCACCACAAGTATCATATCCCAGTAAAATGCCAGTGCGCAAAAGCTTTCTCTCTATGTCCTTTGCAACATCTGCTTCCTGAAGTAAGACTGGTATATGGGACCACCAACGATCACTGGGCATCTTCTTCTTATTCAAAGCAGAAACCATCACACTTTCAATCATTCTTGCAGATTTTCTGAGAGGAGCCGGCAACCAGAGGCGTTCATCAAGATAAAGGGAAACAAGCATAGTAGATAATGGTTGTAGCAGACATGGGATAAGATGGGTAGGAAGAGGAGAGCACACTACATCATTAGCAGCTACTCCTGCTTCTCTACGAGAGCAGGGAGGCGGAGAACATGAGAGAGCTTCCAACCAGTCCCTGTCCTCCACTGCAAAGGCAGGAAGAGAGAGGCGCTTGTGGTCAGAAGCATTCTTTCCAGCGGTAGACAAAACTTCTTGCAAAGGGAAATTTCTCTTCAAAGAAATGATAGCCGCTTGAGTACATAGTGCCTGCAGATCTGCACCAGCAAATCCAGCAGTTCTGCTTGCAACCAACTTGAGGATGGATCCAGCAACTGGTTTTGGCCACTTTTGAGTGTGAAGTGAAAGAATGGCAGCTCGGTCCTCCACTGATGGCAGCGGAAAATAGATTTCCCTATCAAATCGTCCAGGCCGCCTCAATGCTGGATCAACAGCATCAGGACGATTTGTAGCGCCTATAACTACAACTGAACCTCGAGATTTCAAACCATCCATTAAAGCAAGCAGTGTTGACACAACTGAACTATGTGTCTGATCTTGCTGCCTCGTTCGAGAAGGTGCCAACCCATCTATCTCATCAAAGAATATTACAGAAGGCTGACATTTCTCAGCAACCTGAAACAAGAGTCTTAGCTGGCGCTCTGAATCACCTACATATTTCCCTAGACAATCTGCACCTTTGCGAGCAAAATATGCTATCCGTTTATCACCACGTGCACAAGCACCTATTAATGCCCGGACAACAAGAGTTTTACCTGTTCCAGGATACCCATGCAAAAGAACACCTCTAGGAGGTGTGAGACCAAGACTATCAAAGAACTCTGGATATAAAAGAGGCAACATGACAACTTCCTTCATGCACCCAATGACATCTTGAAGGCCTGCAACAGATTCCCAACCCTGAAATAGTTTTCCACTCTCTGAGTCGGAGCCTCCAATGTAAACGGGTGCAATTCTCACCAAATCCCGATGAAGCCTCTTACTTTCACGTTTCAAAAACTCTTCATCCTCACCACAATTCTCTAACCATTTTTCTTCTGCCTCAATATCCTTCCGCAAAGCATCATTTGAAAGTTTTCTCGtttccatcttcatcttcttagcCTTTAATTTCTTTATACGGGCTAAATATTGATCACCAAGAGGTTGGAAGAGATTCCGATGATCAGTACAGGCAATAAGAAATTTGCGGTGATCAAATACACAACCATAAGCTCGTGCACAAGGCTGCAGATTACGGAATGACATCAgccttaaaatatatatgaatgagCATACATATTATGTttgtgggtgggtgggtgggtaGGTGTGTTGTCTACTTGTCTGTTTACCATAAGCTGGTATAGCAaacaaattcatattataaactGATAAGCATACGGCAAATAAAATAACCAACCAAGTGGTAAGTTCTTGGACACCGATCAACGCGGCACCCAATTGTAGCTCCTGCCCTTCCACAGCGGGTGCATTTTAATGCTCTCCCTCTGCATAGTGCAGCCCTCACATTTTTTAAGCATCCTAAACCAGCAAAATAAACCTGCAAACACAAATCACATGCATAGAACATCAGAGTTGACCGAGATACCTTAACACAAAATGGAAAATACAGTTCTTAACTTCACCAATGGATCTACCAAGCAGTTAAAGTTTAAACCATATAAGTAAACAATTGCATGCACATACAACAGTCGCTGATGATCAAACAATAAAGGTTTTTGCTTACTTCCTAATTACGTGTTTCACCACAGGTCGAGACAGATGGTAAAATGTAGATACCTAATAATCTGATAAAAACACAGCATCAGTGAATATTCATGCAAAGGAAACATTCTTCTAGATCAGCAAGGTCAGATAGCTAACAAATCCAGATTGACCAACcattattttaaacaaaataagtAAAGAGCAAGCTACTGTAAAAAGGTACaactaaaaaaacttaataGAGTGGGGAAAAAACTTTAACTGTAATTTCACGAAGGTAATTGGGTTCATCAACTAATCCCTCAGATTTGAGAAGATAAACTGAGGGTCGGTATTTTAGAACTTCAAAATAACGTTTAATTAAGGACAATCCAATCTGTAAAGAAGTTACAGAAGAAGCAAATGAGAGGACAGTAAGGAGACACATGATGAGACTTTTACACAAAGCCTACAGTAACACACGGAAACAGAAAGCATTTTAGTTCAAACCCATTTCACCAATCTAATAATTATGACTAACACTTCTTTATTGGAAGACTCTTGCATTTATATACATATCATGACAATAAGGTCCAACACATTATGATAAATACCATGTCTTAAAGAACTTTATATGTTGATCTGGTAGAGTACTTTCCTAGTGCAATAGGCATGTCGCATGCCAGAATACCAAAATTTGACATCATCGTCATGAAAGAGTAAGGTATATATATGCTTGTAATAAGTATCAAATGCAATGGTATTGTTATAATTAAAGCATCCAAGAATACATAAGATTCAAATGTAAGAAAAGCTCCAAGAAGGAGCCAACGCGTAAAAAAAGCCTTGATCTGTACAGGACCAACTTCAAAGTTTATCCTTTCACGATACTACAGGGCCAACTTTTCGGTGGAAGGAGAAGTAAAAagtttacaaacaaaaaaatggtcTTGAACTTTTGAAAGGAGATTTATCTTGAATAACTCATTACCAACCTGGTTGCCAACCACTACTGATAACAAACAGCACCAACATGTTCATAAAGATTAAGATATTAAATGTAAAATACAGATAGTAGTATGGTACTATGATGTAAAGTACAAAACGTTTAAAAGTTAGTCAAGAAACCCCACCTCTGGACTCCACACAGCACAGTTTTGATGGACCCATATTCCGGCAATACCGTAACGATCATTTACAGGACCCAACAGACGTCCAAGCCAACCAGGTTCATCACCAAAACCATCCCATAGGTTATAGTTAAGTTCCTCAGAGGCTGAAGAGCCACAGTATGCCTCATTCTCGCTCTCACCCGTATCAAGAACTAATCTTTTTGGAGGTTTACCATCAGTCCCTCCCCCACACAAACCACACCTTCTGCCCTCCTTAATGTGTAGCTTGCCAAGTGTATCACTTTTCCTATGCTTAAACTTATCCACCTTCGCATTATTCATTTCTATTGCAAGCTCTTCATCAGGCTTGGACGAATCAGAATCCTTCCCTTCATGACACCCTGCTACTTCCACTTCATTTCTTGAAACTCCAACAGCTTCTGACACCCTAGCATCCCCTTGATTTTCTCCTTCCTTCACACACTCTAATTGTTTCACATGCTTACCATTACTTTCTTCTTGAATCACGCACTCAGATTGCTCCACCTGTTCATCAGCATGTTCCGTTGGCTCCACATTGTCCATAGCTTCCAAATGCTCATCAGCATGTTCCATCGTCTCCACATTGTCCATAGTTGCCACAAGCTCATTAGCATGTTCCATCGTATCCACATTGTCCACAGTTGCAACAAGGTCATCAGCACGTTCCATCACCTCTGCATTGTCCATTGTTGCCGCATGCTCATTAACAATGCACGCTTCCTCTAATTTTGAATTCTCCCCTGCCTCAGTTATCATTGTGGAATCATCGTCCACTATTTCCATTTCCTTGCCACCATCCATTTCGCTATCCAATTGCATAGCAACATCTTCATTCTTAATTATCACCTCTGCTtcctcctccacaagttcatcTTTATTCGCGGGCAACTCCTCTCTCTGTTCATGGTCTGAACTATTTGTTGCTCTAATCCTCCCTGGTCCCTTTGATTTGACAACTCTATGCCTCCCACTTTCAAATTCCCCATTCTTATCATTCGATCGAGTCCCCACCATCTGCTCTTCCCTTCGGCATTCACTCACCTCTTCATAAAGCTTCCGTTTCCCTTTTACCCCAAAACCCACATTTCTACCCCTTGATCTCAATCTCGATCTCCAACTTCCCGGCGTTTCCAAATCCTCCTCCTTCACACTCATCACAGCACCCACCACTACATTCTTATCAACCTTCTGCCGCTTCTTCGGCGGTGAAGGCGAGACATCAAGCAAAATCGGGGCACGGCGAGCCCTCCCGCTCCGACGCAGCTCCACCTCACCACTCCCCGATCTCCCCGGCCCGGGTCCCACCCCACCATTATGGTTCCTCTTATACTCCTGCTCACATATAGCATCAAGCCTCTTGTGCTTCTTCCTAAGCCTAGGTCCGGACCGATTCGACACCGTACTTTGCTTCGACGAGAGTCGCATGGCAAGAAGCACACGAAAATCCTATACAAAACTCTACAAAAACCGTGCCTATGTATATATCTGCGATTATATGCACAAAAATCTGAAGCTTTGGGCAAATGGGTATCGATTAATCGCTTTGTTCTTCCAATTAGGTGCCCGATTCAGC contains the following coding sequences:
- the LOC137742520 gene encoding uncharacterized protein, giving the protein MRLSSKQSTVSNRSGPRLRKKHKRLDAICEQEYKRNHNGGVGPGPGRSGSGEVELRRSGRARRAPILLDVSPSPPKKRQKVDKNVVVGAVMSVKEEDLETPGSWRSRLRSRGRNVGFGVKGKRKLYEEVSECRREEQMVGTRSNDKNGEFESGRHRVVKSKGPGRIRATNSSDHEQREELPANKDELVEEEAEVIIKNEDVAMQLDSEMDGGKEMEIVDDDSTMITEAGENSKLEEACIVNEHAATMDNAEVMERADDLVATVDNVDTMEHANELVATMDNVETMEHADEHLEAMDNVEPTEHADEQVEQSECVIQEESNGKHVKQLECVKEGENQGDARVSEAVGVSRNEVEVAGCHEGKDSDSSKPDEELAIEMNNAKVDKFKHRKSDTLGKLHIKEGRRCGLCGGGTDGKPPKRLVLDTGESENEAYCGSSASEELNYNLWDGFGDEPGWLGRLLGPVNDRYGIAGIWVHQNCAVWSPEVYFAGLGCLKNVRAALCRGRALKCTRCGRAGATIGCRVDRCPRTYHLPCARAYGCVFDHRKFLIACTDHRNLFQPLGDQYLARIKKLKAKKMKMETRKLSNDALRKDIEAEEKWLENCGEDEEFLKRESKRLHRDLVRIAPVYIGGSDSESGKLFQGWESVAGLQDVIGCMKEVVMLPLLYPEFFDSLGLTPPRGVLLHGYPGTGKTLVVRALIGACARGDKRIAYFARKGADCLGKYVGDSERQLRLLFQVAEKCQPSVIFFDEIDGLAPSRTRQQDQTHSSVVSTLLALMDGLKSRGSVVVIGATNRPDAVDPALRRPGRFDREIYFPLPSVEDRAAILSLHTQKWPKPVAGSILKLVASRTAGFAGADLQALCTQAAIISLKRNFPLQEVLSTAGKNASDHKRLSLPAFAVEDRDWLEALSCSPPPCSRREAGVAANDVVCSPLPTHLIPCLLQPLSTMLVSLYLDERLWLPAPLRKSARMIESVMVSALNKKKMPSDRWWSHIPVLLQEADVAKDIERKLLRTGILLGYDTCGDSDAFNDDHDDDHSLKFQPSVKHHGGTRLSLLRNISVASTNKSGFRILIAGNPRAGQRHLASCLLHFFVGNVQVQKVDLATVLQEGHGDMVQGITQILMKCASVGSSIVFMPRIDLWAVETLLPMTEESDSDLSDHLLTENEKSYPVHGQAVEEGSGPNSQQCKSIEMGECTGVSQSASHAWNLFVEQVESICVSSSLMILATSEVPYSVLPVRIRQFFKSDISDCNQSIPMKNTVPRFSVRIDEDFNHDLVINLSTEELLRDIVQQVVLLIHQKSHIHTTSYQEYGTCDPREHQSEMVNHSTVHGSADVNNSVTQGPDESLLKVHLPPDNRSVKGKSNLLLAISSFGYQILQYPHFAELCWFTSKLKEGPSADISGPWKGWPFNPCIVRPNNSIEKVAVACSSSNTKSKEKFGLVRGLVAVGLSAYRGVYMSLREVSLEIRKVLELLVAEVNSKIQAGKDRYQYVRLLSQVAYLEDVVNSWAYTLHSLELDAPMKMENAKLTDVRPPKDDDVRPPDDHHVDGQVQTEEPKPNNTSKCSDKLEAPESVPQGFDTEKVGFVDLNKDGELGHPDSEGRLAISDLSGQKIVVMDSTLDKSLLGSNESLNDQNGTSPKPHESKNDRNHVEVSGDSGSLKHSNGFDCTESVVISEDGSTSGEFGSIKLSSSRAICNEVNGLSSMEAGIILNNGKCDANEHIVGVDTSNKTFLPTKSGVLCLYRCCPTCLDTLHSLTHKILIHKWGSNKSQWTIEDAHDIVASASVDLLSAIRRIVGSGGFSNSPDNKMRDRNSEKFKWPEAVTCHCKNSGTKSLLPVECKCHTIIEDTATTAKASPTTHHRFDPKFIFRDGVLIHMDPEKDVSFHCKFETLCLCSLIELILMAEQPFH